In the genome of Notamacropus eugenii isolate mMacEug1 chromosome 5, mMacEug1.pri_v2, whole genome shotgun sequence, one region contains:
- the LOC140508312 gene encoding zinc finger protein 181-like: MLENYENLVSVGPGLPFSKPHVISQLERGEAPWIPEEELPRDPWPDLFNQGNWYESLDLSQSLDSCLGASAKERGSENSSWHLNIGESGTCMIKLKSQKGPQEGESHQITVILKRSSCQGNVPENNSLVRHVNLEPVCFAQERAAVGKNIYKYNILAKSLRNFSDKIQCNKFSPGKKLHKCNIGRKFFIYHSDAIKCHIAGEKLYECNECGKAFDKRSNLSECQQIHFREKSTELNKCEKESLIRHEEIPGTVKLFECKECGKSFREKRYLKSHQRTHTGEKPFECSKCGKAFSVSQNLSRHQRIHIGLRPFQCNECGKAFRMKDHLKMHQRTHTGEKPFECNKCEKAFSHRGSLSRHQRVHTTVKPFKGPE, encoded by the exons atgctggagaattATGAGAACCTGGTCTCTGTGG GACCAGGACTTCCATTTTCCAAACCACATGTGATCTCCCAGTTAGAACGAGGAGAGGCACCATGGATACCTGAGGAGGAACTTCCCAGAGACCCTTGGCCAG aTTTGTTTAATCAAGGGAACTGGTATGAGAGCCTAGACTTGTCTCAGAGTTTGGACAGTTGCCTGGGAGCATCAGCCAAGGAAAGAGGATCAGAGAACAGTTCCTGGCATCTAAATATAGGAGAATCTGGGACATGTATGATCAAGTTAAAAAGCCAGAAGGGTCCCCAGGAAGGAGAATCTCACCAAATAACAGTCATTCTCAAAAGATCATCTTGTCAAGGAAATGTaccagaaaataattctttggtgaGACATGTTAATCTGGAGCCAGTCTGTTTTGCCCAAGAAAGAGCTGCTGTGGGAAAAAATATCTATAAGTATAACATCCTTGCAAAGAGCCTGAGAAACTTCTCTGACAAAATTCAGTGTAATAAATTCTCCCCAGGGAAGAAGCTTCATAAGTGTAACATAGGCAGGAAATTTTTCATCTACCACTCAGATGCCATTAAATGTCATATAGCTGGTGAAAAgctctatgaatgtaatgaatgtgggaaagcttttgacaaaagaTCAAATCTCTCTGAATGTCAACAAattcattttagagaaaaatcCACTGAACTCAATAAATGTGAGAAGGAAAGCCTCATTAGACATGAGGAAATTCCTGGTACAGTGAAACTCTTTGaatgtaaagaatgtgggaaaTCCTTCAGGGAGAAGCGATATCTTAAAAGCCATCAGAggactcatactggagagaaaccttttgaatgtagtaaatgtggaaaagctttcagtgTCAGCCAGAACCTTTCtagacatcagagaattcatattggcctgagaccctttcagtgtaatgaatgtgggaaagccttcaggaTGAAGGATCATCTTAAAATGCATCAGAGAACTCATACAGgggagaaaccttttgaatgtaataaATGTGAGAAAGCCTTCAGCCATAGGGGGAGCCTGAGTAGGCATCAAAGAGTCCATACTACAGTGAAACCCTTTAAAGGTCCTGAATGA